TTCTTGAAACGGATATAACTCTTCGTAGAATTTCAGATAATCCTCTTCTTGTAAGGAAGCGGGCGTTTTTTGCCAAATAGGAGCTATATTGTTGATTATTTTTTCGTTAAACTCAACGGAAATTGGCAGAAAGCGGCAGTATTTTTTTAAAATTTCCTCGATGCGGTAGTTTTCGAGATATTCTAAGGCATCATCATTTAGGTGCAATATTACGTCTGTTCCACGCTCTGTTTTATCGGCTTCTGAGATAGTAAACTGGGTAGAACCATCACATGACCACTTAGCTGCCGGAGCATCTTTATAGCTTTTAGTGATGATTTCAACTTGTTTTGAAACCATAAAAGCCGAGTAAAAACCCAATCCAAAAAAACCAATTATCTGATTTTCAGTGTCTTTATATTTTGCCAAAAACTCCTGCGCTCCCGAAAAAGCAATTTGATTGATGTATTTATCAATTTCTTCGGCAGTCATCCCGATGCCGTTATCGTGGATTGTGATTGTTTTTTCTGATGAATTTATGGATATTTTAACTTTTAGTTCTCCCAATTCACCAGAAACTTCTCCTAAAGAAGATAATGTTTTTAACTTTTGGGAAGCATCTACGGCGTTAGAAATAAGTTCTCGTAGGAAAATTTCTTGGTTAGAATACAAAAACTTTTTGATAATCGGAAAGATATTTTCCGTATTAATTGAAATGGTTCCTGTTTTCATTTTTTATAATTTCAATTTTAGGCCGCAAAGTTATGCTTTTTTTGAATACAAAGTACGTTTGGTTATGTTCTATGGGTTAAGCGTCAGCTTTACCAAAGTCTTCCGGAGCGGGTTCTTCTTTGATTCCCAATAGTTTATTAAATCTTTCTTTGATACCGTCTATCCAGTTGTAAACTACAGGAACGAGTACCAAAGTTAATAGTAATGAACTTGTTAAGCCGCCTATTAACGCCCAAGCTAAGGGAGATTTTGTTCCCGAACCTGCCGAAGTAGAGAGTGCGATGGGCAACATCCCGATAATCATAGAAATAGTTGTCATTAAGATTGGGCGTAACCTTTCTTGGCCGGCTGCTAATAATGCTTCATAGCGAGAAAGCCCTTGCTGCCTTAGCTGATTGGTGAAATCTACTAATAAAATGGCATTTTTGGCAACTAAACCAACCAACATAATCATTCCCAGCAAGGAGAAAATATTTAAGGTCTTCATAGCTAAGGCTAAAGCTAATAAAGCTCCAATGACAGCAAGTGGTATGGAAAAAAGCACCACAAACGGATATACATAAGAATCATACAGGGCAACCATAATCATGTAAACAAATATGATTGAAGCCATCAAAGCTATTCCCATACTTCCAAAAGATTCTTCTTGGTTTTTCAGGTCTCCCCAGTAGTTGATATTTGTTCCTTCTGGAAATTTAGTTTTAGCAATTTGGGTTTTTAAGTCTTTTCCGATGTCTCCACTTGCTCTGCCCATTACTTGGGAGAGTACTATTATAGAAGAATTTCGGTTAAATCGCTGTAGTTTTGTTGGTCCATTAGAGATATAGATATTAGCAAACTGTTTTAGTTCAACGAGTTGCCCAAGTGGATTTCTAAATGTGATGTTACCGAGGGTTTGTATTTTGGATCGGTCATAGCCGTCTAATTGCACACGGATGGTATAGTCATCGTTTCCTTCTCTAAATTTAGATTGGTCATCTCCGGTAAGGGCTATTTGCAGGGCAGTACCTATTTCGGCTATTGAAAGGCCAAAATTAGCCATTTTTTCGCGGTCAATATCTATTTGGGTTTCCGGTTTTCCGTCTTCGGAGGATAGGCGAACGTCCGTAGTTCCGGGAATCTTTTGGACAATATCTGCAATAATATCTGCTGATTTTTTGACATCTTCACGGCTATTTCCATTCACTATAATCTGAATTGGGGTCTGGTCTGCACCCCCAAAAATACCAATCGGGTTTACGCGAACTTTGATACCGGGTATATCTAAAATCTTAGTTTTCAGCTCCATATAGATTTCATAAGTTGCCCTTTTACGTTCTTCTTTAGGAACTAAGGTTACAATAACTTCGGCAATATTGTTTGAATTTTGCCCGATAAATCCATCATTAGAAACGCCAACGTTTGTATATACTTTTTTTACCTCCGGAATATTGGTTATCAAAGATTCCACTTGTTGGGTAACTTTATTGGTATTTATCAATGAGGACCCGGCAGGTAATTCTAAAGAAACCGAAAATTCTCCTTTGTCATCTTTGGGAATAAATTCTGCTCCAATAAACCCTAATGGAACTAAGGCAAAAGAAGCAAAAAATAGAATCGTAGATATTAATGCAATTAGCCAACCTCTTTTTAGGCTAAAAATCAATAGCTTATTATATTTTGCTTTTAAGCGTTCAAAGTAGTTTTCAAATCCAATGGAGATGCTTCCCAGTAAACTCTTAGGATTAGGGTGCTCTAAACGAGAAAAACGGGAAGCCAGCATTGGCGTAATTGTAAATGAAACAAACAAGCTCATTAAGGTAGAGAATACCACCACTAATGAAAATTCCCGCATAATATTTCCAATCATCCCCTCTACCAATGCTAAAGGCAAAAACACCACAACGTCCACTAACGTAATAGACATTGCCGTAAAGCCTATTTCGTTTCGCCCTCTCAATGCCGCAACCCAAGGGTGCTTTTTCATCTCTAAATGGCGGTGAATATTTTCTAAAACCACAATAGAATCATCCACCAAAATACCAACTACTAATGAAAGTGCTAATAACGTCATTAGATTTAAGCTGAAACCCAAAAAGTACATGATGATGAAAGTAGATAATAGCGATGACGGAATAGCGACCATCACAATGAGGGAGTTCCGTAAACTGTGTAAAAACAACATCATTACCAGAGCTACCAAGATAGTTGCAAACATTAAGTCCACTTTTACGGCATTAGCCGAAGACATTGTGTAAAGGGACGAATCCTGCGCAATATCAAAGTTGATTCCAATAGATTGATAATCAGCAGTAATTTTATCAATTTCTTTTCTTGCAAGTTTACTTACTTCTACTGCATTGGCATCATTTTGTTTTTGAACGTAGATAATTACAGAAGATTTTCCATTAATTCTACTAATTTGCTTATACTCAGTGCCTCCGTCTTGTATTTCGGCAATATCTTTTAGGAAAATATCGCCTCCTGTTTTGGTTTTTCCAACTACTAAGTTTCTTAAAGCATTTAATGAAGCAATTTTGCCGGCTATACGAACCGTGAATTGGTCTGTTTCACTTTTTATGTTTCCGGTGGGGAAGTCAAGGTTAGAAGCCCTAATAATCTGCATCACCTGAACAATGGGTATGTTAAAAGCTCTGAGTCTATCAGAGTCTAAATTGACTTTTATTTCCCGATCTTCACCACCAACGATTGTTACTTGGGCTACCCCCGGTATTTTAGCAATTCTGGGTTTAACCTTGTCATTCAGCAACTTATAGAATGCGCGCGCTTCTAAGTTGCTGGTTATACCAATCTGCAAAACAGGAAGTTCGTTCAGCGCAAAGTTTGAAATAACTGGTGATTTAACCGTTAGCGGAAAGGTAGGCTGAACGGCATTTACTTTTCGCTGAACGTTCTGGAGTGCTTCGTCAATATCTGCATTTTGGTTAAACTCGATGATAACAAAAGATACCCCCTCCTGAGAGGTGCAATTTACAGTTGAAATTTCATCTACACCCGAAACGGCTTCCTCGATAGGTTTGGTAACGGAACTTTCTACTTCCGAAGGAGAAGCTCCGGGATATATAGTCGTAACCGAAATTACCGGAGGGGTAATATCCGGTAAGAGTTCATACTTTAACCGATTGTAGGAAAACCACCCTATTAGCCCCAAAGCAACAAAAACAATCACCACCAAAGATGACCGCTTGATGGATAACTCTGTGATAGACATCTTTTTATGGAATAATCGTTACTTTCGTACCTGTTTTTAGATTATGGTTTCCATTAACGACCACAAATTCATTTTTGTTGAGGCCGCTTACTACTTCAATTTTATCTTCGTAGGTATTTCCAACAATAATTGACTTCTCTTGTGCCGTTTTATTTTCAATCACAAAAACCTTAGGGTCTTTATAGCTCCCTAATAAAGCCGATCTGGGTATCGTGAGTACTTCGTTTTTGGTTATAGAAGCGAACTTAACCTTTACAAACATACCGGCTTTAAGAGGCTTTTCTTTTTGGTTAGTTAATTCAATCTCAATGGGATAAGTATGCCCTTCGTCTCCTTTTTCACTGATAAAAGAAATGATTCCAAAATAAGGCGTTCCGGGAAAAACATCTGTTAATACTTCCACTTTTTCTCCTTTTTTTAGCTGAAAGACATCATTTTCACCTACATTTAGGCGAACTTTCAGGGTTGAAACATCCACAATCTGGGCAATTGGTGTGTTATTAGAAGCCATTGAGCCTATTTCTATGTTTTTCATGGTGATTACGCCGGCAAAAGGAGCTGTAATATTGGTATTTTTAAGTTGCCTCTTGGCTACTGTTAATTGAGCTTCTGCATTTTTAAAGCCTAAGCGGGCGTTTTCAACAATAACTTCGGTGGAAGCTCCTTCTTTGTATAAAGCCTCAAAGCGTTCATAGTCTTTTTGGCATTTATCATAATTCGCTTGCGCTGTAACCAATTGTGCTTGAAGTAGTTCATCATCAATTTTGGCCAATAACTCGCCACTTTTTTTACTTTCTCCTATTTTAAAGAAAACCTGAGTAACCCTCCCCTGCCCTTCTGGAATCACAAATACTTCATGCTGGGGAAAAAGGGTACCGGTTATAGTAAGTTGGTCAGCAATTTTTTGGTAACTAATAGTATCCACCTTAACCGCAACATCTTTATTAACAGGAAGTTGAAGTTTTTCTTTGCTTTTAGCTTTATTCTGCATTAATAGCCAACCTGTTCCGGCAATTAGCACAACGATAATCAGAAAATAACTTAGTTTTCGCATATACATTCTGGAGCGCAAAAGTAGTAAAATTTAATTTCACGGAAACTTAAATTCTAATAAAAGTTTCCGTGGTTTCTACGAAACGAATTTACCTGAAAAATAGTTGCAGCTCGGAATGGATTTTATAACAAAATCCAGCTTAGGCTGTACGTTTTGAAATCGGAGAAGATTCTTTATTGAGGAAGTTAATTACTGCTTGGTTGAATATAGCCGGATGTTCCATATTCGCTAAATGCCCTGCTTTAGGAATCATAAGTAGTTCAGCATTAGGTATTTTATCAATTCCTGTACGCATAATGGAGTTTGTACTAACCCGCCTGAATAACCGGTTGGGAATATACCTATCCTCTTCGCCGGCGATTATCAATGTAGGTTGAGTAATTTTAAATAATAGATGATGAACCGGCTCATTCAGCATTGCAGCTACTGAATCTCCAAAAACCTGCATTAATTGATGCCTCTTTTTATGCTCCATCTGATGTTCATAGTAACGTAATATCCAATTATAGTCATCCGTCCATTGATAAAAATTATCTTGAATAAACGTTTTTAAGGATGTTCCGGATAAATAACGCAAAAAAGAGGGGATTATAAACGTTCGTAATGTAAGCGACTGCATCGTATTAAATATCTCAAAACCTGCGGGAGAGCATAATAATAGATGTGATACTTTATTTAGATGCTTCAGTGCGTAGTGAATAGCTATTTGTGCCCCCATAGAATGGCCTACTAAGGCCACTTTTTTAATCCCAAGTGCTTGTATTAAGCTATCAAGTGTTTTAGCATAAGCTTCAAGGGAATAACTATCTGCTGTAAATGGTGCAGACTGTCCGTGTCCCGGTAAATCTACGGCAATCACCCGAAATCCGGAATCTGAAATTTCATGGATGGAACTCCTCCATAGCAATTTATTACCGGCAAGGCCGTGTATCAAAATAACAGAAATCTCTCCGGTGCCAAAATCCAAATAACTCAGCTCTGTATTTCCAAGATGAATTTTTTGCGATTCTCGTAGTAATGCGATAGAACTTACCATACACAAAAGGTAAAAAAGTAAATTTATTTTAGGGAAATCAAATAAGATTTTTATTCAAAAAACTACACCAACTTTATGGGGATAAAGTTGGTGTAGAGAAAGTTATGGTTGCAAATTATCTTACTTGGCTAACGACTTTTTCAAAAGCCTGCGGGTGGTTCATGGCTAAATCTGCCAGTACCTTTCTGTTTAAGGTAACTCCTGCTTTATTGAGTAGGTTAATAAGTTGGGAGTAGCTTAGTCCGTGCTGGCGTGCGGCGGCGTTAATACGCATAATCCAGAGGGAACGAAACTCACGTTTACGGACACGTCTATCTCGGTAAGCGTATAACCAACCTTTTTCTACTTGGTTTTTAGCAACTGTCCAGACATTTTTTTTACGGCCAAAATAGCCTTTGGCAAACTTTAATATTTTCTTGCGGCGTGCACGGGACGCTACCGAATTTACTGATCTCATCTCTTTTTAATAAGTATTTTGTTAGGCAAAAGATTAAAGTAAAGCTAATACGCGCTTGTGGTCACTTGGGTGAATTGTAGAAAACTTCCCTAAGGCGCGTTTTCTCTGGGTAGATTTTTTGGTTAAGATGTGCCGCATATAAGCATGCTTACGCTTGATTTTTCCTGACGCGGTTAGTTTAAAACGCTTAGAGGCGCCAGAATTGGTTTTTCCTTTTGGCATATAATTTTATGTAAAACAGGGCGCAAAATTACAAATTATTTCTTAGGTGAAAGAATAAGATGCATTCTTTTTCCTTCCATTTTTGGGGGAAATTCTACTTTGGCAATATCTTCCAAGGCACTGGCAAATTGATTCAGCATTTCTTCGCCGCGGTGTCTATACACAATACTTCGTCCCATAAAAACAACCATAGCTTTTACTTTGTTTCCTTCCGCAAAAAACTTACGGGCGTGAGACAATTTAAAGTTAAAATCATGCTCATCGGTATTTGGGCTAAAACGAATTTCTTTCAGGATAACCTCATGCTGTTTTGATTTATTTTCTTTTTCTCGCTTTTTAAGATCATACTTAAACTTTGAGTAGTCAATAATTCTACAAACGGGAGGGTTTGCATTTGCCGTAATTTCTACTAAGTCGCTATCGGCTTCTTCTGCCCAAGCTAATGCTTGTTTAATGGGGAAAATCCCATTTTGGTCAGGGTTTGTACTTCCGACAATACGCACCATATCAGATAAGATTCCATCATTAATCCGGTGCTTAATCGTTTCTTCTACTTTTCTTTTGTTGTTATTAGGTTGCATTCAACGCAGTGTGGTTCAGATTATTGTTTGTTGTATTTGTATGTTCATTGATTCGTGTACCCATGCAGTAAATTGTTGTAAAAATTCGGCTATAGAGAGTGTTCCAAGGTCTCCGGTGCCACGTTTTCTGACACTAATGGTGTTAGATTCTAATTCTTTTTCGCCTAAAATAATCATTATTGGGTATTTAGATAATTCTGCATCTCGTATTTTCCGCCCGATTTTTTCGCTTCGGGGATCCACTGTTGCGCGAATATCTTGTAGGGATAGTTTTTTTTGTATTTCATCGGCGTAGTCATTAAATTTATCGCTGATGGGCAGTATTGCTACTTGGTCTGGTGTGAGCCATAGGGGAAAATTTCCGGCACAGTGTTCTATCAAAACGGCGATAAATCGTTCCATAGAGCCGAATGGTGCTCGGTGAAGCATTACCGGACGGTGCTTTTTGTTGTCGGCTCCGGTATATTCGAGGTCAAAGCGTTCCGGTAGGTTGTAATCTACTTGAATGGTGCCTAATTGCCATTTTCTGCCAAGTGCATCTCGCACCATAAAGTCTAATTTTGGGCCATAAAAAGCAGCTTCTCCAACTTCAATGGTTGTAATGAGTCCTTTTTCCTGAGCAGACTCTATGATTGCTTGTCCGGCTAAGTTCCAGTTTTCTTCGCTACCGATATATTTTTCGGTATTATTTGGGTCTCTTAGGGAGATTTGGGCAACATAATCTTGAAAGTTTAAGGATTTAAAGACATATAGTACCAAATCTATGACTTTGCAAAATTCTTCCTTAACTTGGTCAGGCCGGCAAAAGATATGTGCATCATCTTGGGTAAAGCCCCTTACTCTGGTTAGGCCGTGCAATTCGCCACTTTGCTCATAGCGATAAACGGTTCCAAATTCAGCTAATCGAAGGGGTAAGTCTTTGTAGGAACGGGGTTGGGCTTTGTAGATTTCGCAGTGGTGCGGGCAATTCATGGGTTTTAGGAAAAACTCCTCTCCCTCTTGTGGTGTTCGGATAGGCTGAAAAGAATCTTTTCCGTATTTTTCGTAGTGCCCGGAAACGATATACAGTTTTTTATTTCCGATGTGCGGTGTTATCACAGGTAGATAACCGGCTTTTTGTTGTGCTTGGCGCATGAATTGCTCCAATCTTTCACGCAATTGGGCTCCTTTGGGTAACCATAATGGTAAACCTAAGCCAACATTTTCAGAAAAGTAGAATAAGCCAAGTTCTTTTCCCAGTTTACGGTGGTCGCGTTTTTTGGCTTCTTCAAAGCGGGTTATGAACTCTGTTAGTTCTTTTTTTTGTGGAAAAGAAATCGCATAAACACGGGTCATCATGTTGTTTTTTTCGTTTCCACGCCAATAAGCGCCTGCAACATTCAGTAGCTTTACAGCTTTAATAATCTGAGAATTAGGAAGATGTGGCCCTCTACAAAGGTCAGTAAAATGTCCTGACTCATAAAAGGTGATTTGGCCGTCTTCAAGCCCGTCAATAAGTTCTAATTTGTAAGGGTCTTCTTTTTGGGTAAAGTATTCAATAGCCTCTCTTTTAGAAACACTTTTTCTGGTAAATACCTCATTACTTGAAGCTAATTCTAAAAATAACTGTTCTACTTTGGGAAAGTCTTCTTGAGAAAAGGAATGGTTTTTAAAGTCAATATCGTAGTAAAAGCCTTGCTCTATGGAGGGTCCAATCCCTAATTTAATTCCGGGGTATAATTTTTCGAGTGCTTCTGCCATGATGTGGGCTGAAGAGTGCCAAAAGGTTGATTTACCTCCGGTGTCGTTCCAAGTAAGTAATTTTAAAGAACCATTTTGGGTCAGGGGTAAAGAGGCATCAATAACGGTATTGTTATATTCAGCGGCTAATACATTTCTGGCTAATCCTTCGCTAATGCTTTTTGCTATTTCCAACGAAGTAATGCCTTTGGGGTATTGTTTTACGGTGTTGTCCGGTAAAGTTATGGAGATTTGAATCATTCAATCATTCAAGCCACAAATATACAAAACTCAATGATAACTACGAATATATTTGTAGGTAGTAATATTTTTTCAAGATATTAGCTTAATTTTATTTTGGCTTATACCTTTTACTTCGTAGGTGTTTTTCTTTACAAGAGAAAGGGCAGAACATCTAAAATATAAAAAGCTAAGAGCCTTTATGTGATTTTAAAGGCTCTTAGTTGCAGTTATATTTTAGTGTTGAATCTTAGTGGGCAAAAAGCCATGCGTCGTTATCTACTGTTTCTCTGATTTTCTTGAGTTCTTCAAGGCATTTTTCACGTGAACGATATTCGTGGAAAGTAACGCGGTATAGACCTGCTGCTTCAAAATAAAGTACTTTTGAAGATAATCCTAATTTATTGACTTTTTTGCTGAATCTAACGGCATTGTATTTTTTGACAAAAGATCCGCCGATTATGTAAAACGTTGAGTCATTGGGGCCAACGGTTTCGTTTAAATCTATTTTGTAGATTGGGTAGTTGTCAAGGTCTGCGTTACCGGAATCTTCTTTACGGTTCTTTTTGTGTTTATCTTTTATTTTCTCTGTGGTATTTGAGGGATTGTTTTTGTACTTAGCGTTTTTGGGGTCGTTGATGATGTTACGGGTGGTAGAAACTTCATCAGGGTTTAAGCGGCTTTCATCTGAGTCTTTAACATACTTTCCATCTAAATTTGGGGTTTCATTATTTTTTTCGTAAGGGCAGCCGTTATTTTCAATTGGGCCGGGTATTCCGGGGCATTTATCTACATCATCTTTGAGGCCGTCATAGTCTGTGTCCATAGTTACTCCTTTGGTATCTACCCGAACTCCCTCCGGTGTATTTGGCTCTTGGTCTAACTCGTCAATAACACCGTCTCTATCAGAATCCAACAAACGAGTTTCCATAGACAATAACTTTGACTCTGATGATTTTATTTTATCTTTGAGAACTTGCTCATAATCATACCATTCTAAATTTTCACTTCCTTTACCAAACTTATAAGATAGACCAACTAATACTGTTAAAAATCTATCCTGAAAGAAATTGCCATTTACATCTGGCTGAAATCCATCTAAAATATCATTTTTGGTTAGGTAATAATCTCCTTGTAATGAAAGGTCGAAATGGCTACCTAAGAAAAATTTGATTCCGGCTCCAATGGGTAAAGCTAAAACAGTGGACTTGTTTGGCTGCGGATTTCTTACATTTGAAGTGCCTGT
The Bacteroidia bacterium DNA segment above includes these coding regions:
- a CDS encoding efflux RND transporter permease subunit; this encodes MSITELSIKRSSLVVIVFVALGLIGWFSYNRLKYELLPDITPPVISVTTIYPGASPSEVESSVTKPIEEAVSGVDEISTVNCTSQEGVSFVIIEFNQNADIDEALQNVQRKVNAVQPTFPLTVKSPVISNFALNELPVLQIGITSNLEARAFYKLLNDKVKPRIAKIPGVAQVTIVGGEDREIKVNLDSDRLRAFNIPIVQVMQIIRASNLDFPTGNIKSETDQFTVRIAGKIASLNALRNLVVGKTKTGGDIFLKDIAEIQDGGTEYKQISRINGKSSVIIYVQKQNDANAVEVSKLARKEIDKITADYQSIGINFDIAQDSSLYTMSSANAVKVDLMFATILVALVMMLFLHSLRNSLIVMVAIPSSLLSTFIIMYFLGFSLNLMTLLALSLVVGILVDDSIVVLENIHRHLEMKKHPWVAALRGRNEIGFTAMSITLVDVVVFLPLALVEGMIGNIMREFSLVVVFSTLMSLFVSFTITPMLASRFSRLEHPNPKSLLGSISIGFENYFERLKAKYNKLLIFSLKRGWLIALISTILFFASFALVPLGFIGAEFIPKDDKGEFSVSLELPAGSSLINTNKVTQQVESLITNIPEVKKVYTNVGVSNDGFIGQNSNNIAEVIVTLVPKEERKRATYEIYMELKTKILDIPGIKVRVNPIGIFGGADQTPIQIIVNGNSREDVKKSADIIADIVQKIPGTTDVRLSSEDGKPETQIDIDREKMANFGLSIAEIGTALQIALTGDDQSKFREGNDDYTIRVQLDGYDRSKIQTLGNITFRNPLGQLVELKQFANIYISNGPTKLQRFNRNSSIIVLSQVMGRASGDIGKDLKTQIAKTKFPEGTNINYWGDLKNQEESFGSMGIALMASIIFVYMIMVALYDSYVYPFVVLFSIPLAVIGALLALALAMKTLNIFSLLGMIMLVGLVAKNAILLVDFTNQLRQQGLSRYEALLAAGQERLRPILMTTISMIIGMLPIALSTSAGSGTKSPLAWALIGGLTSSLLLTLVLVPVVYNWIDGIKERFNKLLGIKEEPAPEDFGKADA
- a CDS encoding efflux RND transporter periplasmic adaptor subunit: MRKLSYFLIIVVLIAGTGWLLMQNKAKSKEKLQLPVNKDVAVKVDTISYQKIADQLTITGTLFPQHEVFVIPEGQGRVTQVFFKIGESKKSGELLAKIDDELLQAQLVTAQANYDKCQKDYERFEALYKEGASTEVIVENARLGFKNAEAQLTVAKRQLKNTNITAPFAGVITMKNIEIGSMASNNTPIAQIVDVSTLKVRLNVGENDVFQLKKGEKVEVLTDVFPGTPYFGIISFISEKGDEGHTYPIEIELTNQKEKPLKAGMFVKVKFASITKNEVLTIPRSALLGSYKDPKVFVIENKTAQEKSIIVGNTYEDKIEVVSGLNKNEFVVVNGNHNLKTGTKVTIIP
- a CDS encoding alpha/beta hydrolase, translating into MVSSIALLRESQKIHLGNTELSYLDFGTGEISVILIHGLAGNKLLWRSSIHEISDSGFRVIAVDLPGHGQSAPFTADSYSLEAYAKTLDSLIQALGIKKVALVGHSMGAQIAIHYALKHLNKVSHLLLCSPAGFEIFNTMQSLTLRTFIIPSFLRYLSGTSLKTFIQDNFYQWTDDYNWILRYYEHQMEHKKRHQLMQVFGDSVAAMLNEPVHHLLFKITQPTLIIAGEEDRYIPNRLFRRVSTNSIMRTGIDKIPNAELLMIPKAGHLANMEHPAIFNQAVINFLNKESSPISKRTA
- the rplT gene encoding 50S ribosomal protein L20, encoding MRSVNSVASRARRKKILKFAKGYFGRKKNVWTVAKNQVEKGWLYAYRDRRVRKREFRSLWIMRINAAARQHGLSYSQLINLLNKAGVTLNRKVLADLAMNHPQAFEKVVSQVR
- the rpmI gene encoding 50S ribosomal protein L35 produces the protein MPKGKTNSGASKRFKLTASGKIKRKHAYMRHILTKKSTQRKRALGKFSTIHPSDHKRVLALL
- the infC gene encoding translation initiation factor IF-3, yielding MQPNNNKRKVEETIKHRINDGILSDMVRIVGSTNPDQNGIFPIKQALAWAEEADSDLVEITANANPPVCRIIDYSKFKYDLKKREKENKSKQHEVILKEIRFSPNTDEHDFNFKLSHARKFFAEGNKVKAMVVFMGRSIVYRHRGEEMLNQFASALEDIAKVEFPPKMEGKRMHLILSPKK
- the thrS gene encoding threonine--tRNA ligase, with translation MIQISITLPDNTVKQYPKGITSLEIAKSISEGLARNVLAAEYNNTVIDASLPLTQNGSLKLLTWNDTGGKSTFWHSSAHIMAEALEKLYPGIKLGIGPSIEQGFYYDIDFKNHSFSQEDFPKVEQLFLELASSNEVFTRKSVSKREAIEYFTQKEDPYKLELIDGLEDGQITFYESGHFTDLCRGPHLPNSQIIKAVKLLNVAGAYWRGNEKNNMMTRVYAISFPQKKELTEFITRFEEAKKRDHRKLGKELGLFYFSENVGLGLPLWLPKGAQLRERLEQFMRQAQQKAGYLPVITPHIGNKKLYIVSGHYEKYGKDSFQPIRTPQEGEEFFLKPMNCPHHCEIYKAQPRSYKDLPLRLAEFGTVYRYEQSGELHGLTRVRGFTQDDAHIFCRPDQVKEEFCKVIDLVLYVFKSLNFQDYVAQISLRDPNNTEKYIGSEENWNLAGQAIIESAQEKGLITTIEVGEAAFYGPKLDFMVRDALGRKWQLGTIQVDYNLPERFDLEYTGADNKKHRPVMLHRAPFGSMERFIAVLIEHCAGNFPLWLTPDQVAILPISDKFNDYADEIQKKLSLQDIRATVDPRSEKIGRKIRDAELSKYPIMIILGEKELESNTISVRKRGTGDLGTLSIAEFLQQFTAWVHESMNIQIQQTII
- a CDS encoding outer membrane beta-barrel protein — protein: MYSNYNRFFRIRLAWLVTGLFLGASGFAQTGGETKTVDTPAKETKSSTFQRWTLTPKVGATIPFLDVKSSISPAFGLSLRFALTHAVSLELEGIKSWMNSSNSDKYKREFKNSFIAYSGRVVYSFYNVGGFRQFLPGFSPYISVGIGQMFNDVSDVKTGTSNVRNPQPNKSTVLALPIGAGIKFFLGSHFDLSLQGDYYLTKNDILDGFQPDVNGNFFQDRFLTVLVGLSYKFGKGSENLEWYDYEQVLKDKIKSSESKLLSMETRLLDSDRDGVIDELDQEPNTPEGVRVDTKGVTMDTDYDGLKDDVDKCPGIPGPIENNGCPYEKNNETPNLDGKYVKDSDESRLNPDEVSTTRNIINDPKNAKYKNNPSNTTEKIKDKHKKNRKEDSGNADLDNYPIYKIDLNETVGPNDSTFYIIGGSFVKKYNAVRFSKKVNKLGLSSKVLYFEAAGLYRVTFHEYRSREKCLEELKKIRETVDNDAWLFAH